One window of the Shewanella khirikhana genome contains the following:
- a CDS encoding ornithine carbamoyltransferase: MKHLISIKDLTQTQLLDLLKLAAEIKADPAKYSRALAGKSVVMLFEKPSLRTRVSFNIGINKLGGHCLYLDQQNGALGKRESVQDFASNLSCWADAIVARTFAHETVQGLAEHGSVPVINALSDLYHPCQGLADFQSLAEHFDDLSKVRLAFVGDGNNVCHSLMYGAALLGARMTVICPPGHFPDGFEVQQAQRIAREHGGEIVLTSDVNAIEGHDAIYTDTWISMGDSTSLADIKAKFAPYQVNKALMEKAGASHFMHCLPAHRGVEVTDEVMDGEGSLILTQAENRMHAQNAVLVTLLG; the protein is encoded by the coding sequence ATGAAACATTTGATATCGATAAAAGACCTGACGCAAACGCAATTGCTGGATCTGCTGAAGCTTGCCGCAGAAATTAAGGCCGATCCAGCCAAATACTCCCGCGCCCTCGCTGGCAAGAGTGTGGTGATGCTGTTCGAGAAGCCTTCGCTTCGTACCCGCGTCAGCTTCAATATCGGTATCAACAAGCTGGGTGGTCACTGCCTGTATCTGGATCAACAAAATGGTGCGCTGGGCAAGCGGGAATCGGTGCAGGACTTTGCCTCCAACCTGTCCTGCTGGGCCGATGCCATTGTGGCGCGCACCTTTGCCCACGAAACCGTGCAGGGGCTGGCCGAACATGGTTCAGTACCTGTGATTAACGCGCTGTCGGATCTCTACCACCCCTGTCAGGGACTGGCGGATTTCCAAAGTCTGGCCGAGCATTTCGATGACTTGTCCAAGGTGCGACTCGCCTTCGTCGGCGATGGCAATAACGTATGCCACTCACTGATGTATGGCGCGGCGCTGCTCGGGGCCCGCATGACAGTGATCTGTCCCCCAGGTCACTTTCCTGATGGCTTTGAAGTGCAGCAGGCGCAGCGAATTGCGCGCGAGCATGGCGGTGAGATAGTGTTGACCTCGGACGTTAACGCCATCGAAGGCCACGATGCCATCTACACTGATACCTGGATTTCCATGGGGGACAGCACGTCGCTTGCGGATATCAAGGCTAAGTTCGCTCCTTATCAGGTAAACAAGGCGCTGATGGAAAAGGCCGGTGCCAGCCATTTCATGCACTGTCTGCCCGCCCACCGCGGCGTGGAAGTGACAGACGAAGTGATGGACGGTGAAGGTTCGCTTATTCTGACGCAGGCGGAAAACCGCATGCATGCACAAAATGCAGTGTTGGTAACACTGCTCGGTTAA
- the argH gene encoding argininosuccinate lyase codes for MALWGGRFQGQASALFQLFNDSLPVDYRLFVQDVEGSIAWADAIASVGVLNADECSRLKAALSELLEEVGEDESAIIGSGAEDIHSFVETKLIEKVGDLGKKLHTGRSRNDQVATDLKLWCKASGSLLETKLTAVIQALLALASRELDAVMPGYTHLQRAQPVTFGHWCLAYVEMLERDLSRLADALKRLNTCPLGSGALAGTAYAIDRHALAAALGFGGPTLNSLDSVSDRDHVVELCSAASLSMMHLSRLAEDLIFFNTGEAAFVELADNVTSGSSLMPQKKNPDALELIRGKTGRVYGNLVGILTTMKALPLAYNKDMQEDKEGLFDTIDSWGICLDMAALVLEGVKVNRDNTKQAAQAGYANATELADYLVAKGMPFREAHHVVGEVVLHAIAQGVALEDLPIAELQRFAAVIGEDVYPHLSLDECLAKRNVLGGTAINQVSAALAAKKQQY; via the coding sequence ATGGCCTTGTGGGGCGGTAGATTTCAGGGGCAGGCCAGCGCCCTGTTCCAACTCTTTAACGACTCTTTGCCGGTCGATTACCGACTGTTTGTGCAGGACGTGGAAGGCTCCATCGCCTGGGCCGATGCCATCGCCAGCGTGGGCGTGCTTAATGCCGATGAATGCAGCCGTCTTAAGGCCGCACTGAGCGAGCTGCTTGAAGAAGTGGGCGAGGATGAGTCTGCCATTATCGGCAGCGGCGCCGAAGATATTCACAGTTTTGTTGAAACCAAACTGATTGAAAAGGTTGGCGATCTCGGTAAGAAACTGCACACCGGCCGTTCCCGTAACGATCAGGTGGCGACCGATCTTAAGCTCTGGTGCAAGGCCTCGGGCAGTTTGCTTGAAACCAAGCTGACCGCTGTTATTCAGGCGCTGCTGGCGTTGGCGAGCCGCGAGCTGGATGCAGTGATGCCAGGCTACACCCACCTGCAGCGGGCGCAGCCGGTAACCTTTGGTCACTGGTGTCTGGCCTATGTGGAAATGTTGGAGCGGGACTTATCCCGTTTGGCCGATGCACTCAAGCGCCTCAACACCTGCCCGCTGGGCTCAGGCGCGCTGGCAGGCACAGCCTATGCCATCGACCGCCATGCGCTGGCCGCGGCGCTGGGCTTTGGCGGTCCGACCCTCAACAGTCTGGATTCGGTCTCTGATCGTGACCATGTGGTGGAGCTGTGCTCTGCGGCGTCACTCTCTATGATGCACCTGTCGCGGCTGGCGGAAGATCTGATTTTCTTCAACACCGGCGAAGCGGCTTTTGTGGAGCTGGCTGACAATGTGACTTCGGGTTCATCCCTGATGCCACAGAAGAAGAATCCCGATGCACTCGAGCTTATCCGCGGCAAGACCGGCCGGGTTTACGGCAATCTCGTGGGCATTCTCACCACCATGAAGGCGCTGCCGCTGGCCTACAACAAGGACATGCAGGAAGACAAAGAAGGCTTGTTCGATACCATCGACAGTTGGGGCATTTGTCTCGACATGGCAGCATTGGTGCTGGAAGGGGTGAAGGTGAACCGCGACAACACCAAGCAGGCGGCCCAGGCGGGCTATGCCAACGCCACCGAGCTTGCCGACTATCTGGTGGCCAAGGGCATGCCCTTCCGTGAGGCGCACCATGTGGTGGGCGAAGTGGTGCTGCATGCCATCGCCCAGGGTGTGGCGCTGGAAGACCTGCCCATCGCCGAGTTGCAGCGCTTTGCCGCTGTGATTGGCGAGGATGTGTACCCGCACCTGAGCCTGGATGAGTGTCTGGCCAAGCGCAACGTGCTTGGCGGTACTGCCATCAATCAGGTTTCAGCGGCGCTGGCTGCGAAAAAACAGCAGTATTGA
- a CDS encoding argininosuccinate synthase codes for MAIEQNKSGVKKVVLAYSGGLDTSAIIPWLKENYDNCEIVAFCADVGQGEEELVGLTEKALASGASECHIVDLKEAFVKDYIYPTIATGAIYEGTYLLGTSMARPIIAKAQVEVARKVGADALCHGCTGKGNDQVRFEGCFAALAPDLKVIAPWREWDMESREDLLAYLAERNIKTSASATKIYSRDANAWHISHEGGELEDPWNQPSKQVWTMTVDPEDAPDQPAFVTLKVENARITEVNGEALTPYQALMTLNAIAAPHGVGRIDITENRLVGMKSRGCYETPGGTVMFAALRAIEELVLDKSCREWREQIAAKMAHLVYDGRWFTPLCDSLLAASESLATQVNGEVVVKLYKGQATAVQKRSPNSLYSEAFATFGQDSVYDQKHAEGFIRLYSLASRIRAYNTK; via the coding sequence ATGGCAATTGAACAAAACAAAAGCGGTGTAAAAAAGGTTGTCCTGGCCTACTCGGGCGGTTTGGATACCTCGGCAATCATTCCCTGGCTGAAGGAAAACTACGACAACTGTGAAATTGTCGCCTTCTGTGCCGACGTCGGCCAGGGTGAAGAAGAGCTGGTGGGCCTGACCGAAAAGGCGCTGGCCTCGGGTGCAAGCGAGTGCCATATCGTCGACCTCAAAGAAGCCTTTGTAAAAGACTACATTTACCCCACCATTGCCACCGGTGCCATCTATGAAGGCACTTACCTGCTGGGTACCTCCATGGCCCGTCCCATCATTGCCAAGGCACAGGTGGAAGTGGCCCGTAAAGTGGGCGCCGACGCCCTGTGCCACGGCTGTACCGGTAAGGGTAACGACCAGGTGCGTTTCGAAGGCTGCTTCGCCGCGCTGGCACCGGATCTGAAGGTGATTGCCCCATGGCGTGAATGGGACATGGAAAGCCGTGAAGATTTGCTGGCTTACCTTGCCGAGCGCAATATCAAAACTTCGGCTTCCGCCACCAAGATCTACAGCCGCGATGCCAACGCGTGGCACATCTCCCACGAAGGTGGCGAGCTGGAAGACCCATGGAATCAGCCTTCCAAGCAGGTATGGACCATGACGGTTGACCCGGAAGATGCGCCTGACCAGCCAGCCTTCGTTACCCTCAAGGTGGAAAATGCCCGGATCACAGAGGTGAACGGTGAGGCTCTGACCCCATATCAGGCGCTGATGACCCTCAATGCTATTGCTGCGCCACATGGTGTTGGCCGTATCGATATCACCGAAAACCGGCTGGTGGGCATGAAGTCCCGTGGCTGCTACGAAACCCCCGGCGGCACAGTAATGTTTGCTGCGCTGCGGGCCATCGAAGAGCTGGTGCTGGACAAGAGCTGCCGTGAGTGGCGCGAGCAGATCGCCGCCAAGATGGCGCATCTGGTGTATGACGGCCGTTGGTTCACGCCACTGTGCGACTCACTGCTGGCCGCCTCCGAATCTCTGGCGACTCAGGTGAACGGCGAAGTGGTGGTTAAGCTCTACAAGGGCCAGGCCACTGCAGTGCAAAAGCGCTCACCAAACAGCCTCTACTCGGAAGCCTTTGCCACCTTCGGTCAGGACAGCGTATACGACCAGAAGCACGCCGAGGGCTTTATCCGCCTGTACTCGCTGGCAAGCCGCATCCGCGCTTACAACACCAAGTAA